The Vitis vinifera cultivar Pinot Noir 40024 chromosome 12, ASM3070453v1 genome has a segment encoding these proteins:
- the LOC132254728 gene encoding uncharacterized protein LOC132254728: MTFEEFTHKVLEKFDISLHVRRMHYTLKFNPRVIQDLEDEDDLDNVVSHSDDFANVYIVESPGVEAIEANIPNTQLALGGPHPTFPSSNASCDASPNTMMLSRGFASCCANSEYTPLESNRFREAILGSGHTFKNADEFRNAIYQMSLARRFQYKYKKNSPTHMSRGVVVVEDVFRTTPEYLPRQICKDFERDHGVQLTYNQAWHLKEKEKEHVYGSPRASYAFLPWLCHRLREINPGTIAEYTSHEGHFKQLFIAHAFSIQGFTMGCQPLLAIDSCHLSGSYKGALLSAIAYDADDGMFPLALGVVGSENYEDWYWFLEKLKGILDGQEVIIISDRHQGILRSVSELFGVENHAYCYRHVKDNFSSFFNRQKIRGKKGKEDALLLLDNIAYARLDIDYNEAFEKLVRFNGDLVRWVAENSLEHWAMSKFLKKRWDKMTTNIAESFNVWLREERHQTIYTLLMMHMDKLVAMLDTHMRDTDKWKSVVGPKTEEKLMSNITRSAPITVMPYLDGTFKVFTGDVYLVVDMQQHKFIILTMAGNGLDGSAASSLPLSGSNGLRYTAVGIGKNHVL, encoded by the exons ATGACATTTGAAGAATTCACTCACAAGGTCTTAGAAAAATTCGACATTTCCCTTCATGTGAGGAGGATGCACTACACCCTCAAGTTTAACCCTAGAGTcatccaagatttagaagatgagGATGACTTGGATAACGTGGTTTCCCACAGTGATGACTTTGCAAATGTGTACATAGTCGAGTCACCCGGTGTGGAAGCCATAGAGGCAAATATACCGAATACACAATTGGCACTTGG AGGTCCACATCCTACGTTTCCTTCGTCTAATGCATCATGCGATGCAAGTCCTAATACTATGATGTTATCAAGAGGTTTTGCATCTTGTTGTGCAAATAGTGAGTACACCCCTTTGGAATCGAATCGGTTTCGTGAGGCAATATTAGGTTCTGGACATACATTTAAGAATGCAGATGAGTTTCGGAATGCAATATACCAAATGTCATTAGCTAGAAGGTTTCAATACAAGTACAAGAAAAATTCACCTACTCATATGTCA agaggtgttgttgttgttgaagaCGTGTTTAGAACAACTCCAGAATACCTTCCTCGACAAATTTGCAAGGATTTTGAACGTGATCATGGAGTTCAATTGACTTATAACCAAGCATGGCatcttaaagagaaggaaaaagagcATGTATATGGATCTCCACGTGCGTCCTACGCGTTTTTGCCTTGGTTATGCCATAGGCTAAGGGAAATTAACCCTGGAACTATTGCCGAGTACACTTCTCATGAAGGTCACTTCAAGCAATTGTTCATTGCCcatgcattttcaattcaagggttcACCATGGGGTGTCAACCATTATTGGCTATTGATTCTTGCCACCTAAGTGGTTCATACAAAGGAGCTCTTTTGTCTGCCATTGCATATGATGCAGATGATGGAATGTTCCCTCTAGCCTTAGGTGTGGTTGGTTCAGAAAATTATGAGGATTGGTATTGGTTCTTGGAGAAATTGAAGGGGATCCTAGATGGTCAAGAAGTAATTATTATATCAGATAGACATCAAGGGATATTGCGTAGTGTTTCGGAGTTGTTTGGGGTAGAAAATCACGCCTATTGTTATCGACATGTGAAAGACAACTTTTCAAGCTTCTTCAACAGGCAAAAAATTAggggaaagaaagggaaagaagatgCTTTGTTGCTTTTAGACAACATTGCATATGCTCGGTTGGATATAGACTACAATGAGgcatttgaaaaacttgtgcgTTTTAATGGCGACCTAGTAAGGTGGGTTGCAGAGAATAGTCTGGAGCATTGGGCGATGTCAAAGTTCCTTAAAAAACGTTGGGATAAAATGACAACTAATATTGCAGAGTCCTTCAATGTGTGGTTAAGAGAGGAACGACACCAAACAATTTATACGTTGTTGATGATGCACATGGATAAGCTTGTAGCCATGTTGGACACCCATATGCGTGATACAGATAAGTGGAAGAGCGTGGTTGGAcccaaaacagaggaaaagcTAATGTCAAATATCACGAGATCTGCTCCGATTACTGTGATGCCCTATTTGGATGGGACGTTCAAGGTTTTTACTGGAGATGTTTATTTGGTTGTGGATATGCAGCAACATAAGT TTATAATATTAACAATGGCTGGTAATGGCCTAGATGGTTCTGCTGCCAGTTCACTCCCACTCTCG GGATCTAATGGTCTTCGCTATACAGCTGTGGGGATAGGCAAAAACCATGTCCTCTAG